A single region of the Mercenaria mercenaria strain notata chromosome 6, MADL_Memer_1, whole genome shotgun sequence genome encodes:
- the LOC123549673 gene encoding uncharacterized protein LOC123549673 gives MSVRVSEYSHVLSTWEVYPRVHYFQKRLRDLFKRFGNITNKGPYSKLFRNLDLINELEDLCSDFENSLQVVVIGKDNLGLNDIIITAEPLQRKADEVLLTKTGANFPGMTVVICYAKIHDTDREGFENAMETVDHFMSNMNKKKPSLVNDMFIVCETSATKLVNKAEQFCNDILSSVKKCYDVKLSSERVLLGLDGLGGQLLSSKISVMIETKIVLGLIKADAHLQKFVREKSRNKAGAFDVLETEQYLCAVQGFLKNGLGFVDMLENKESDPFIEILLDNLTRVLRCAILDPLSSKYNMSQDACNRLAQEMNLEDALRKSISKNTRYHLSKLEQHCRDMVKATKEKNKWYKFPCRNFMFIVYPLRDDIRKAVLLFEESLSSVQRSAAVMKKMMFEIDGYIRQSIVEPKNIKRGEKKATISETLRRKLLKIDGVFGVGTLYGGLEIHIDKQQRNLGKVQNDITELLDQSKMYRPYRLREVVKKPAELVGWQCENGSNIESPSPNNGRVRKGTLGGFANSKDNQLYGLTCAHVVQGNGNEHDVFITNGSSEKHLFAKSKPEMTVCFGRSQHTFIDFAAVKVIDNVRHKCIRFLKDDDGIERRPTLTNETPNDLVGRHVYKYGATTHLTSGIVCSVDYSVFEAPDAKDYIVLIDTSPGSENEFYAREGDSGSINCMTDFENNDIKIEAVSMISAGNFELEGLDDSVCLSFLLSKGIENLREFSGGIELSMPTECL, from the exons ATGAGTGTGCGAGTTTCAGAGTATTCTCACGTTCTGAGCACGTGGGAAGTTTATCCCCGTGTGCATTATTTCCAGAAACGCTTAAGAGATCTCTTCAAAAGATTTGGCAACATAACAA ATAAGGGGCCATACTCGAAGCTCTTCAGAAATCTAGACCTGATAAATGAGCTTGAGGATTTGTGCAGTGATTTCGAGAATTCACTCCAGGTGGTTGTCATTGGTAAGGACAACCTTGGGTTGAATGATATCATCATTACTGCAGAACCGCTACAGCGAAAGGCAGATGAGGTATTATTGACAAAAACCGGAGCTAACTTTCCTGGAATGACAGTAGTTATATGTTATGCAAAGATACATGATACCGACAGAGAAGGATTTGAG aaCGCAATGGAGACGGTTGATCATTTCATGTCTAACATGAATAAAAAGAAGCCTAGTTTAGTGAATGATATGTTCATTGTATGTGAAACAAGTGCAACGAAACTGGTAAACAAAGCCGAACAGTTCTGCAATGATATCCTGTCAAGCGTAAAAAAATGCTATGATGTCAAGCTATCCTCGGAAAGAGTCTTATTAGGACTTGATGGACTTGGTGGCCAATTGCTCAGCAGCAAGATATCTGTAATGATAGAAACAAAAATCGTCCTTGGATTGATAAAGGCCGATGCCCACTTGCAAAAATTTGTTAGAGAAAAAAGTCGTAATAAGGCTGGCGCTTTTGATGTATTAGAAACAGAACAGTATTTATGTGCAGTACAAGGATTTTTGAAAAATGGATTGGGATTTGTAGACATGCTAGAGAACAAAGAAAGCGATCCATTTATTGAAATTCTTCTTGACAACCTCACACGCGTTCTTAGATGTGCGATTCTAGACCCGTTGTCTTCGAAATATAACATGTCACAGGATGCTTGCAACCGACTCGCCCAGGAGATGAACCTTGAAGATGCGCTTAGAAAGAGCATTTCAAAAAACACGCGCTACCATCTTAGTAAACTAGAACAGCATTGTCGAGATATGGTTAAAGCGACGAAAGAGAAAAACAAGTGGTACAAGTTTCCTTGCAGGAACTTTATGTTTATCGTATATCCTTTACGGGACGATATTAGGAAAGCAGTTCTTCTCTTCGAAGAAAGTCTAAGCTCTGTCCAGCGTAGTGCAGCTGTAATGAAAAAGATGATGTTTGAGATCGACGGATATATTCGACAATCAATAGTTGAGCCGAAAAATATTAAGAGGGGAGAGAAAAAGGCGACAATTTCGGAGACATTGCGGCGGAAACTATTAAa GATTGATGGTGTTTTTGGGGTTGGTACGCTCTACGGTGGGTTAGAGATCCACATCGATAAGCAGCAGAGAAATCTTGGCAAAGTTCAAAATGATATCACAGAACTTCTGGATCAATCTAAAATGTATCGACCATATCGACTGAGGGAAGTAGTAAAGAAGCCAGCTGAGTTAGTAGGTTGGCAGTGTGAAAATGGAAGCAACATCGAAAGTCCTTCACCGAATAACGGCAGAGTTCGGAAAGGGACGTTAGGGGGCTTTGCCAATAGCAAAGACAACCAACTATATGGGCTTACATGTGCACATGTTGTTCAAGGAAATGGAAATGAGCATGATGTGTTTATAACCAATGGCTCATCAGAAAAGCACCTGTTTGCCAAAAGCAAACCTGAAATGACTGTCTGTTTTGGAAGAAGTCAACACACGTTTATTGATTTTGCAGCTGTGAAAGTTATCGATAATGTGCGCCACAAATGTATTCGGTTCCTAAAAGATGATGACGGTATTGAACGGAGGCCAACACTTACCAATGAAACCCCCAACGATCTTGTTGGACGACACGTTTACAAATATGGCGCCACAACACATTTGACCAGTGGCATCGTTTGCTCGGTGGACTACAGTGTGTTTGAAGCGCCTGATGCCAAAGATTATATTGTACTCATTGACACTTCTCCAGGCAGTGAAAATGAGTTTTACGCGAGAGAAGGAGATAGCGGTTCCATAAACTGCATGACAGACTTTGAAAACAACGACATCAAAATAGAAGCCGTTTCAATGATCAGTGCTGGTAATTTTGAATTAGAAGGGTTAGATGATTCTGTATGCTTATCATTCCTTCTGAGCAAAGGTATTGAAAACTTGAGAGAGTTTTCTGGCGGAATAGAACTCTCGATGCCTACAGAATGCCTATGA